tttcaaataaaatgacatgttttaataataaaaatatacttgaacccaataaatgttataaattaCTAAGTAGtatgcattatttttttttacttcgaAGATAGAATTATATTGAAAAAAGGGACTGAAGCCCAAAAACTTACAAAAAGCGAGGATAGTAGCAAACATCAGccctccaaaaaataaaataaaataaagtaacaaattgtgtccaaacaaagaaaatctataAGAAGTATTGGTTGTCTTTTTTTCCTACACATGTTTAAAAACTAGCACACTCAGGTCCTCCCATTTTGTGACTATTTCATAGAGAATGGGACAAAGTCTCAAACCTGTACCTTATAAGTTATAATAGCCAAAtgcccacacacacacaatgacACAGACTCAGGCCCAGACCTGtaccacattaaaaaaaaaaattatgttcatgATGAAAAGTAAGTTGAGAAGGACAAATGAATCATAAATGAAATCAGTAATTCAATAGTATATGACGGGAGTGACGACTCTACATCCCACTGACGAAGATAACAGTATTGACGGGAGAATCATCCATGACGAGGTAATCGGAAACAACGAAGAAagccatcatcactgacgaaggcagggagttattcaatgcagtcaatcaatGATCCGAGCAGTTACCAAATCAACCAAGCAGACCGTTGAAGAGcctcttaaaagtctcattactgaCCAGGTGCGTTACTAAAGAAAgcattaacagcctcaacggcTAGCCCCTAAGGTCCCAGGTATAAAGCTCCCATACAATCAACGGAAGGTCAgatatatgcaaaaatactcTAAAACTATCTTTTACTCCTTTATTGTGTTTAATtgtgatcctaactttggcatcggagactttgtggcaggcgcCACACCGGTGTCCCTCGTCGAGCAAACCTTCACATTCCACGAGTGATTCCATCTGCTCACTCACTGACGGATTTGTGTTCCAtcagtatataaatttgtttctaataaagacaaaagaaaacgttaaaattggtaccttatttccaactttgctagagagaaaaaagaggtagaGAGCCAcgttaagtagaataaaataagctgatgatatttttgtttaaatagtagagttttagggtatgaaaaaattacaatttaatccTTATTAATGCAGGGCGAGGTGGGGATGGGGCGGGTCTAAAAAgtgtaaacccatccccgccccgcccagGGCTGCGGgtctaaaatcttgccccatccccaccccaccacctttgcggggcggggaaaacccgCACGGGGCGAAGCGGTGAGGGGCAGGTCAAAGCGGAgcggggcaaaattgccatccctaagcATAACAACAAAACATCTTTTATATGGAATGTATCATGTGGTAGCTAGTAGATGATAATGTCACTTGTAGGGCTATCCAACCCAATTAGTGGCCCAACCCTCCAGGTAATTCCGATCTAACCCAAGTCGACCATCACCTACACCGACTATTCTGATAGTCGGCGACAGGTCTATTTCTCCAGAATTCGACATTAACGGTTTGATTTTAGATCTTCTCCCAAAACCCGAAGAAACCTGAATTGAAAAGGATAAGTTTATAATTCAAATACCCTCTTCCCCAAAAGGCCAATTGTACctcttgaattaaaaaaaaaaaaaaaaaaaaaaaaaaaaaaaaaaaaaaaaaaaagacaagacaAGATCAAATCTcatctataattaaaaaatagtttaatatGATGATTAAAAACAATAGCCAtgaaattaggaaaaaaaaatacacaacaaGCCATTGGTCATTATAAAACTACTCCTAAGTGACACTTGtaatgtatgaaaaaaaaattaatataatacgatttttttcacatttattaatttttaaaatatgaattttgataattatgccAATTATTAATACATATTTATTAAGATTGTATTTGCAAAtgaaactttatattttaccatttaaaaaatatatgatatgtCAAGATTTTAACgaagtatttaaatataataaataatttaaattaaaattataaaaatataaaataataatttataaaattgtgaAACCTCAAAAGCTTATGTAATATTACAAGAtcaataaaaaagaatcaatctattttgttttatatagattatagaatCATAGATTATGTATCTATATTATAGATGTCATTTTATCGATCATTATTTGTAATCATTAGAAGGCCTTGTAGTTAATTGGCATCTCCCTAttcacaaagtgcttggggtccaaaaggaaaaatgtttGAATTACGAAGTTAatagcatattgtaattatctcttaaaaaaaaaaaaaaaaaaaaaaaaaaaacctctcttaTTAGTTTTAATAGGAAAATGAAGATTATCTATTATGTCTATTCATTGTTTATTCTTAGGCATAAAAGAAGATGATCttccaaaaaatataatgaagttTTTTTGTTAGGATTATTAGACCAATGGAgacaataaataaaacaaatttattataaaaacagTATCTTATTCTTGAAAATTAATATCAACACAGTTTAGAATCTTGTTTATGCATTGTTTATTCTTAGGCATAAAAGAAGATGATCTTCCAAAGAATATAATGAAACTTTTTTTGCTAGGCTTATTAGACTAATGgagacaataaataaaaaaaatttactataaACAATAACTTATTCTTGAAAATTAATATCTACATAGTTTAGAATCTTAATCTACGGGCTGTAAAATTCGAAAGAAAGTTGAAATTGAATGCATgactaatggcctgtttggatggagagagagtgaaaaaaattattgtgtactcctggagtaccataaatgcatactctctCATCTCACATGAGTTGtgagtcccactaattaaattcatggtgggacccactattcatgtgagagagggagactacacatttatgatactccgggagtacctaataattttccaggGAAGtgaaggggagtagagtagagttggctaaaaataaacTCATTTTGTGTTATATCTACTTTACTCCCCCTCCCTTTCCCTCCATCCAAACGAATCATAAATTTTCTCACAAACACAACTTGCATGCAAAGAGTGGATGCAAGAATGTGTTCCTTTTATTGTCGCCTTAGTGGCTAAAGGTTTACAAGgattacaataaataaattcttaaccatcttttttttattttttttttaactggaacCAAAATTTCATTCCATAATAGCTAAACAGTCATGAAACAGAGGTTCAAGAGCTGGTGGTGGATCATCTTCCAACCAGATTAcatcatttgaaatattttttgcatACCACGCTAAACTATGGGTGACCAAATTTGCGCTCCTCTTCACTCAACGAACTTCTGCCCACCTCAGGCCTGAAATCAACACTTGAATATCTTCAATAACATGGCCTAGCCGAGACAAATTACCCCTGTCAGATTTGATAGCATAATCACCTGTACACAGTCACCTTCAATAACTATATCAAATAAACCAATGTCCACAACAAATTCAAGTGCGGTGCGGCATGCCAGTGCTTCTGCTTCAAGGCTATCTATTACCCATGGTCCTTTTGCTGACTTTGCTCCCATGACCTCATCCTTTTCATTGCGTATAATCACACCCATCCTCGAACACTCTAGTTTTGTGAAAATAGCCGCATCGAAGTTAAGTTTAAACTTGGAAACAGGTGGTGGTTGCCAATTATTTGCATTTTCTATAGTAGAAGTCGTGCCCAATTGCACTTGTGCTTGATGAAATTCTTAaccatctttttatttatttatttatttatttatttatagggaATTCTTAACCATCTTTATATATACCTAAATGAAAGGAAACAATAAATCCAGGACTTATACTTTCATGccaagtgtgcgtttggatacaacttattttgttgaaacttaaaaacactgtaataaaataatttttaaatgtttgaaaaattactattcaccctttttttactgttcatgtcccatgaacaatgCACCAGGCAttggtcttaaaaaaaaaaaaaaaaaaaaaaaaaaaaaaaaaagggcttaaAACACGCAAGGAGAACAAACATAGACGTGAACGTGCTATCCAAACCAACCTTAAGTCATGTCaagaatggaaaaaaagaaaaaaagaaattggagTCAAATCAATGTTAAATTGATAGCATTTATTTATGGTATAACTTTATATTGCTAGTTTTCTTGAGAAGATAAAGTTATACCATAAATAAATGCGATCAATTTAACATTGATTTGACTccaatttctatttttccatTCTTGACTTGACTTGGCATGAAAGTataagtccttttttttttttttttttgaatagaaAGTATAAGTCCTTGGattcatttttcctttcatttgggTATATATAAAGATGGTTAAGAATtccctataaataaataaaaagatggttaagaatttatttattgtaatcCTTGTAAATCttgcccttaaaaaaaaagttagatatATGCGACAATTATATTTGTTTGCATatatctaacttttttttttaagggaaataTCTATTTAAAGTTCATCAAGTGTTTCACattacttagaagaaaaaatattttgtgttaAATTATACTACGTTATGcatatcaaaactcaaaaaataaaagatatgtatataaaaataactacCCACTAACATGTGTCTTTCATTTGTTAGTGAGGTAATCGTTTTTTGCTAACATATctcataattattgaattttttttttttgataggtacaCTTATTGAATTTTAATATGGTTGACATGatatcatttgataccaaatatcTTCTCCACTTAGAGAGGGTgacttaaagagagagagagagagagagagataaggatGCATATAAATACAATTATcaatctctttcttcttttgattttcttattttacccATGCAAAAAGGCACATCATTTTTAggaaaatccttttttttttttttttttgtcaaatagaaatagaaatataatATGTATTATGGTCAACTAAACTTGCATACTATACCCATCTTCAATGGTCATTATGTCCGCGGAATTACTATTATATTCCAAATTAAGTGacattagttttgttttttaccttCATTTTACCCTTggtatttttttcccctctagcAACCATTCCTTTTACTTTTGAACAAGGTTTTCCTCCAAACCGATATGAGGGGaaactttttttccttctcctttgCCCTTTCTTGTCACTATTAATATCTCATAGCCACTAAGCTTCTTAAACAATAAATCTGACTCTTAAAGTTGAACCTCATAAGACCAATTTAATCACATCAGAGCCAAAATTATCAAGTAATTACTTCCACAGTTCCACCCCTTAACCAAGACATGTTACTCAATTCACTATCAATCAACACAATCACCTTAACAGAAGCGCATCCATTAAGCCAATAACCCTGCAGCTAGGCCAACAACAACTTCTTAGCTCCGAATTGATATACGTATCATCtctcttaaaacatataaatCCCACAATATTGTGATGACCACATTTTATGGAGAGATAATGTACATGCTAGAATCTGAATGCATACAAATAACttatccactttttttttttgggataaccATGATAGCTTATCCACTTAAAACTAAATCATCGACACAACAATACATCAACCCCCAAAACTCGGCCAAAAATTGCACCAAAAAAACTTAGATCTTGATGAGCACTGCCCACAATTTTAGCTCATCTCCCGTACACAGTTGGATTGGACAAGTCGGGTTGGAGCTCCATTTCGGAGTGCTGTAAATCTGACTTGTTCACACCATGGAGGGTGAGTTGAACACCCTCACCATGGCCAAGCCATTACCATGATGAAGTGGTAAAGCGTGCTTTTGCCAATAAATAATGGTAATAGTAATACACTAATACTCTTAATTAAAGTGAAACTCcattactaaaattttgataactTCGAAATATTacttcaattaaaattctattaccaaattctcaaaaaatataaaatataaaatataaaagctaCATATCTTATACCTTGTGTGAAAATTTGTTATCCAAGTGTCAATAACTTTAAAATACCACttcaataaaaattcatttaccataaatttcaaaatatttaaatgaaattttattgttaattttaaattattttaatcctCTTATTAATTAAAACTCAATCTTATGTCCTTTTCTAATGCAatttatgataattttattagtccagtattttctttaatttacaTACATGTTGTTAATAACTATGCATGCATGGTACGACCATAGTATTAGTTTGACTAAGTTTTCATCTTTTTGCCAATTGCTCTGTTCTCCAACCAATTAATGTCGCAATCGGATTTGGGCTCTATTGGTCTCTGACTTGGACTCAAATAATTAAGTCTAATACcgactaacattttttttttccacaatttaTGGGTTGTGGAAATAAAAAGTAGTGTCGTTGGATCCGTGTGCAATTGATTGTCTTCTTCTTACAAATTGCCAcctgttaagaatataaagtgtgagaaagactgaatagtctgtatattaatgtgtgtgaaataatatacaatagagagccttatataggctaggtatgtgtgcagtacaagtaaaaggagtaaactacaagtacagtatactgggctaagcccaatgagctaaactagtctaagctatacactaacatcccccctcaaactcgaggtggcaaggaggaagccaactggagtttggatataagatctcgaagacgaccaggcgggtgagtcttggtaaagatatcagcaggctggtcagcagaggagatggagaataactggagatttcctttcttaagatgctggcgagtgatgtggcagtcgatctcaatatgcttagtgcgttcatggaagacatcattatgagcaatgtagatagcactacgattgtcacaataaagaggagtggcagtgggctgtggagcatccatgtcagccaagagccagcgaagccaaacaagctcacaagtggtgtcggcaagggcacgatactcagcctcagtactagaacgggaaaccacatcctgcttcttgctgcgccacgagaccagagaagtacctaacaggaaacagaaacctgtgatagagcatcgatcagtcggatcacctgcccagtcagcatctgaataagcatgaagctcgagagaagatcgagaggagtaatgcagaccatgataaagtgtgcctttgacatatcggagaatccgaagaacagcagcatagtggacagaacgaggtgcatccatgaacttactaaccatacccacggcatgtgaaatatccggacgagtaacagtgagatagatcaaactgccaaccaactgacgatagcgagtagcatcggatataggttcaccgtccaagggtgtgagctttgcattgtattccaaaggagtggaaacagtcttgttatcagtgacaccggctttggagagaagatcagaagcatatttagcctgggaaagatagtatccatcagaggatgaggtaacctcaagcccaagaaaatagctgagagtgcccaaatctttcatctcaaaatgctgactaaggaagctctgaagagagcggatacctgcagaatcatctccagtaataatcatatcatcaacataaagaagaataagagtgataccagcagaggatctccgaacaaagagagcagtgtcatgaggactcgaagtgaaaccctgctgagcaacaactgagctaaacttttcaaaccaagctcgaggagcctgcttgaggccataaagagcacggcgaaggcggcaaacttgattgcctgagtgtggatagccagggggtggttgcatgtacacttcttcatggaggtcgccattgaggaaagcattcttcacatccatttgataaagaggccaatggcgaacagcagccacagcaatgagacatctaacagatgtaagatgagcaacaggagcaaatgtttcctcataatcaataccatactcctgagtaaagcccttggcaactaggcgagccttgtatcgttcaacagatccatcagccttggtcttgatcttgtaaacccacctacaacctactacagactgaccaggaggcaaatcaaccatatcctacgtgtgattcttatgaagggcatctagttcttcattcatagcttgctgccaaagagggtcagtatgagcctcacgataggtgtgaggttcatagagagtggcaagagcaaaagagcaatgataatcagtgagataagggggaggaatgcttaCCCGAGTGGAACGACGAAGTTCAGGACCAGTAGGAGACTCAGGAGAGGGTGGTGCCACAAGATCCAAGACAGGCGGGTCATATGCCGGAGACAGAACCGGAGATGAGTCGTCTGGAGAGGCAGTCGATGctgaagaatcctccacaagttcaggatagagagggagaaaaagatcagtaaaaatgggagactctgaggaagaagatgtaggaaactgctgaagactcgtgaaaggacgatgttcccaaaactcaacatgacgggagacacgaaggcgatgagaaatgggatcatagcagcgaaaccctttttgagacacaccataaccaaggaaacaacagagacgagtacgaggttggagctttgttcgttcatgaggaggaagagagacaaagcaagcacaaccaaaaacccgaagagaggagtagtcaggagtttgaccatagagaagctcaaatggtgatttgttgtgtgtagttggtgaaggaatacgattaatagtgtgcacagcagtgagtgcggcctcaccccaaaatcgctcaggaagagaggcagaaatgagaagggtgcggacaacatcaagaatgtgacgatgttttcgttctgcacgaccattttgttgagaggtgtaaggacaagaccgctgaggaagagtaccatgtctgtctaaaaaggataggaaagatttatcattatattcttgagcattatctgatcGAAAGACTTTAACGGTGCAattgaactgtgtttcaatcattttatgaaatgtttggtaaatagacacaagttcagacctatggtgaagcagataaatccaagtataccgagaaaaatcatccacaaatatgacaaaatatttagatcccccctcagtgggaacaggtgcaggaccccaaatatcagaatgtataagatcaaaaggagCAGAAGAAAATgagtcacttttattaaatggcaattttgtttgttttccaaaatgacaggaagtacaatcaaattttgaaaactgaactgaacctaaatgaccttgagaagctaacaattgaagacgagataaggatggatgaccaagacgagcatgccatagatcaggTGAGGAGGTGGCAGTTGTAACAGCtgcagaaacaacttgtgaaggaatcttcaagtcatgaacctcaaacatgcgaccgaccttacggcctgtcccaagcacttgacccgtccggggatcctgcacatccacaccatgattagtaaatagaagatctacgcctaattcgcaaagttgaccaacagaaagcaaattgagggataactttggaatatgaaaagtgtcactaagggataaacaagaagaagagattgttcctttatgactaacaggcataggagttccatcagcagtgtaaatggtgattggatgttctaagggtgccttatcagaaaattgggattcatcaggagtcatatggttacaacatgcagtatcaaaaaaccaaggttgtttacctgaggtgacagaaagggcagtggaagtgcgggataaaacctgttgaacaactgcctcaatatcagccgtagtaagtgaggaagccaaagatggacctgTAGGAACCGATGGATCTGAAGGACATACAGCAGCTGCCTGAGGAAGAGAAGTTTTATTCTGCTCTTGCACAAATTTCTGTAGCTTACGACAAACAGAGATGTCATGGCCTTTGGCACGGCAAAACTTGCAGTGAGCACCTTTGGAAGACTGAGAGGTGGGACGTCCGGAGTTTATTCGCGGAGGAGcagtgaatgcaacaatgggaggctgtggtgagggtgtagccaagacatgatcagatgatgtcatgtgataagtgggccgacgattctcctcagaaatgagctcctttactgcagcatcaagagaaggagtaggagatcggctaagtagagaagccctagtaggctcaaaatcctcacgtaaacccatcatgaagtgcataaatctacggcgatcccgatatttgacaaagagctcaatgtccttagaacacaccagtggaggatctgcagcagagagttgttcccacatagtagaagtctgagaataaaaatcagaaatagactgacctgtctcttggcgcatttgataaagcttggattcaatgtgaaactccaagcttgaatcattagtgcagttataacgatcggccaaaaatttccaagcagcctcagcagtttcaagacgaggaagaagattatgaatagagggaatagaggtattgataaaccaagataagatcttactctgaatactctcccattcttctagacgttcttcataatcatctgttgtaacagcagtcttggaagactcttcagcagctgtggctttggacttagggtttggtactggcttaggaattgaaccagtcacatatctccacagtttacgacccttgagaaagacagtcatattctgagaccatgcatgatagctagtaggaccatccaacatgatggtgataggacgtatgatatctcgttcactttgttgagccataatgaagaaaatgaccaaaaagtgatatttagatacctcaaatgcagaaaaggagcccaaaatcagaatctacgcgaaaaactgagcaagacaggtcctgttgaaaaattttgacttggtcaacggtcaaagtcaacggtcaacggtcaaagtcaacggtcacggtcaaagtcaacggtcaagtCTGGTCCAGTCAACGGCTGACGTGTGCTGACGTGGCAGGGTGACGTCacactagggctgacgtggcagatCGCGAAACAGAGCTGGCGCGTGGGGCGCGTGTAAGCGCGTGATGGCGCGTGGAAGAAGTCCGGTCTGGCGCGTGGGGCGCGTGAATGAGACTGAcggcgcgtggcggcgcgtggaggcgcgtgacgGCGCGTGGAGCGCGTGCTCGTGAGGCAGAAACTTCAAGCggcgcgtgggggcgcgtgTGAAGTGTTTTCTGGCCATTCTTGGTTGGGTTTTTCTCGGGATTGTGTGTTCTGTCACTCAATGCCTTTGTTTTAGCAGTTGGATGAGCAGAACATTGAAATCCGAGATTTGCTGGGACTGTGGGCGTGACGGCGGTGACTCGCTTCTGACAGTGGCTACTGGATGAAGGCGAGGGCAGCGGAAGAACGCCGGAGATGTCCACAGGAACCAGAAAGTCAGaggattggctctgataccatgttaagaatataaagtgtgagaaagactgaatagtctgtatattaatgtgtgtgaaataatatacaatagagagccttatataggctaggtatgtgtgcagtacaagtaaaaggagtaaactacaagtacagtatactgggctaagcccaatgagctaaactagtctaagctatacactaacaccACCCAAATgggttatgaaaaaaaaaaaaaaaaaaaaaagaagttgtgTGTGCATAACAAAATTGAAGCATATCACTATATCAGTGAGTAGTTGCCAATTATTCAACAGTGGATATGAAGAGGGATAGGGACGCAAGGACCACTATTAGACATTGAAATTCTGTTGTTCACAAACCATAATGCAGAAAGAGAAGTGTAATAGAATATTGGCCTGGTTGCGTGGCTGCATAAATGTCATATATATCTCTGCAAATATACTTTTTTGCAGTAAGGCTAGCTTTAGCCCCACTGGGCATAACGAGAGGAGTATGTTAATAAGTTTCATGTGATCATGCTATATAGTGATTGCAACATGTTAAATGTCACATTCTACGAAATTCCATTTCAAACATGCTTTTTGTAGCGAGGCTTTTAGCCCCACAATGCATGACGAGAGGAGAGAAGTAATCAACTCAATGGTCCAACGCATGTTATCATGGTATTATAGTCGTATTTGGTAGATGCTTCAAACAAAATATTACTCCAAACCATGCATGGGG
The sequence above is drawn from the Quercus robur chromosome 7, dhQueRobu3.1, whole genome shotgun sequence genome and encodes:
- the LOC126692258 gene encoding uncharacterized protein LOC126692258, with protein sequence MAQQSERDIIRPITIMLDGPTSYHAWSQNMTVFLKGRKLWRYVTGSIPKPVPNPKSKATAAEESSKTAVTTDDYEERLEEWESIQSKILSWFINTSIPSIHNLLPRLETAEAAWKFLADRYNCTNDSSLEFHIESKLYQMRQETGQSISDFYSQTSTMWEQLSAADPPLVCSKDIELFVKYRDRRRFMHFMMGLREDFEPTRASLLSRSPTPSLDAAVKELISEENRRPTYHMTSSDHVLATPSPQPPIVAFTAPPRINSGRPTSQSSKGAHCKFCRAKGHDISVCRKLQKFVQEQNKTSLPQAAAVCPSDPSVPTGPSLASSLTTADIEAVVQQVLSRTSTALSVTSGSPDGSSAWDRP